The Polyangium spumosum genome includes a window with the following:
- a CDS encoding sigma-70 family RNA polymerase sigma factor — protein MLAAVDTTPTRGEFREFYEENFYILWRQLRRLGVRNADAADVAHDVFVLAYNHFDEIPAHANFWLARVCFETVRNYRRKVARRRERLTPRVIEAAIDEQAANDATSEIVLEALDRMPEAQRMLLLRYHVQEESLHALAKSLGCARSTLQLRLAAAERAFEGWLETLLDVDAEPSSRTRLFASFSLAGLLPREWESSEVLDKARLDGWQRLSSAIDAAKMAAGAPRSEAAPSIETCAGALGGPAKLALVFSVALPGAIVCLLLGYLGADVASAQTVVSPSVASATMPMAVINEALVKNGRAADAFTAMPGMQAPSPASTSTADKVPVDVAILRNIKNAIIDGHTDLAVRLIADHQRRWPDSSHELERQHIIAAAIKIKKTNDAKKASEAAKKQKKAADEPKP, from the coding sequence ATGCTCGCCGCGGTCGACACCACGCCTACACGGGGGGAGTTCCGAGAGTTCTACGAGGAAAACTTCTACATCCTGTGGCGTCAACTACGTCGCCTCGGCGTCCGGAACGCCGACGCGGCGGACGTCGCGCATGACGTTTTTGTCCTCGCGTACAACCACTTCGACGAGATCCCCGCGCACGCCAACTTCTGGCTCGCGCGTGTTTGCTTCGAGACGGTCCGGAACTACCGGCGCAAGGTCGCCCGGCGGCGCGAGCGGCTCACGCCCAGGGTGATCGAGGCCGCGATCGACGAGCAGGCCGCGAACGACGCGACGAGCGAGATCGTCCTCGAAGCCCTCGACAGGATGCCCGAGGCGCAGCGGATGCTCCTCCTCCGGTACCACGTGCAGGAGGAGTCGCTCCACGCCCTCGCGAAGAGCCTCGGCTGCGCCCGCTCGACCTTGCAGCTCCGCCTCGCCGCCGCCGAGAGGGCCTTCGAGGGTTGGCTCGAGACGCTCCTCGACGTGGACGCGGAGCCCAGCTCGCGGACGCGCCTCTTCGCGTCGTTCTCGCTGGCCGGGCTCCTGCCGCGGGAATGGGAGTCGAGCGAGGTCCTCGACAAGGCCCGGCTCGACGGCTGGCAACGTCTGTCCAGCGCGATCGACGCGGCGAAAATGGCCGCGGGTGCGCCGAGGAGCGAGGCCGCTCCCTCGATCGAGACGTGCGCTGGTGCGCTTGGCGGTCCCGCCAAACTCGCGCTCGTGTTTTCCGTCGCGCTGCCGGGTGCAATCGTATGCCTGCTCCTCGGGTACCTCGGCGCGGACGTCGCTTCGGCGCAGACCGTCGTCTCTCCGTCGGTCGCCTCTGCGACGATGCCGATGGCCGTGATCAACGAGGCCCTCGTGAAGAACGGGCGAGCCGCGGACGCATTCACGGCCATGCCGGGAATGCAGGCGCCTTCGCCTGCTTCGACCTCCACCGCTGACAAGGTGCCGGTGGATGTCGCGATACTTCGCAACATAAAAAACGCGATCATCGACGGGCACACCGACCTGGCTGTCCGTTTGATCGCGGACCACCAGCGTCGATGGCCCGACAGCAGCCATGAGCTCGAACGCCAGCACATCATCGCGGCGGCAATCAAAATCAAAAAGACGAACGATGCAAAAAAGGCCTCCGAGGCAGCAAAAAAACAGAAGAAGGCCGCGGACGAACCAAAACCCTGA
- a CDS encoding GNAT family N-acetyltransferase: protein MSFTPFPPSHVSLRGGRRVLLRMAQYPADSAGLLALERDIVHARQGIVKYPDELPEDPTTYGEQQIRAGMAATDGSAFCMVAEEEARGIVAEASILRLTLRMVRHVGVLGIGVHPDAQGIGLGRVLLEALLGWVRDHRDADGGRFRRVELHVRADNPRAVALYRSLGFQDEGSRRGLLRRDDGSFVDDIGMGLLLPDPDEPSV from the coding sequence ATGTCGTTCACGCCGTTTCCCCCGTCGCACGTCTCGCTCCGGGGAGGCCGTCGGGTCCTCCTCCGGATGGCGCAGTATCCCGCCGATTCCGCCGGCCTGCTCGCCCTCGAGCGGGACATCGTCCACGCCAGGCAGGGAATCGTCAAATACCCCGACGAGCTGCCCGAGGACCCGACCACCTACGGCGAACAGCAGATCCGCGCTGGCATGGCGGCGACCGACGGCTCGGCGTTTTGTATGGTCGCCGAAGAAGAGGCGCGTGGAATCGTGGCCGAGGCGTCGATCCTTCGCCTCACCCTCCGCATGGTCCGCCACGTCGGCGTCCTCGGCATCGGCGTGCACCCCGACGCGCAAGGAATCGGGCTCGGCCGCGTGCTGCTCGAAGCGCTCCTCGGCTGGGTGCGGGATCATCGCGACGCGGACGGAGGACGTTTCCGCCGCGTCGAGCTCCACGTCCGCGCCGACAACCCCCGCGCCGTCGCCCTCTATCGATCCCTCGGCTTCCAGGACGAAGGATCCCGCCGCGGGCTCTTGCGTCGCGACGATGGGAGCTTCGTCGACGATATCGGGATGGGGCTCCTGCTCCCCGACCCCGACGAGCCCTCGGTCTGA
- a CDS encoding cupin domain-containing protein, translating to MGHGERFASRVALIAPKVGAQKLGYNVTIIPPGKRAFPLHNHHVNEEMFFVLEGEGELRLRDERHPIRRGDVIACPPGGPESAHQIINTSDSVELKLFAVSTKMMPEVVDYPDSGRFGVLAELGTDAEGKPRTFRYIGREKESLDYWEGNE from the coding sequence ATGGGCCACGGCGAGCGTTTCGCGTCTCGCGTCGCCCTCATCGCGCCGAAGGTGGGCGCGCAGAAGCTCGGGTACAACGTCACGATCATCCCGCCGGGCAAGCGCGCGTTCCCCCTCCACAACCATCATGTCAACGAGGAGATGTTCTTCGTCCTCGAAGGCGAGGGCGAGCTCCGGCTGCGCGACGAGAGGCACCCGATCCGCCGCGGCGACGTGATCGCGTGTCCGCCGGGCGGGCCGGAGTCGGCGCACCAGATCATCAATACGTCGGACTCCGTCGAGCTCAAGCTCTTCGCCGTGAGCACCAAGATGATGCCCGAGGTCGTGGACTACCCGGACTCCGGCAGATTCGGCGTCCTCGCGGAGCTCGGGACGGACGCGGAAGGAAAGCCGCGCACGTTCCGGTACATCGGCCGTGAAAAGGAGAGCCTCGATTACTGGGAGGGGAACGAATGA
- a CDS encoding adenylate/guanylate cyclase domain-containing protein, with amino-acid sequence MSTTALASNRSELAAAMRDALNREARRNELRIALVRLSSYSLVLALDVMLWLRGLRPPTNIFGGALWVLLSGALLLATMRLPYGRVYWFIVPVVDFFLIDGMLGSRMASMGVTTAMAAIAALACGLFAATGGIRFDRRAAAWTTALAVVLLVRLLGDHASRVHLLYSGVAIAAIGMLNVWLADQVRRAMEATRGQLLLDRLLPGVARAALKDPLSLLEAPRSIEVTLLVTDLRGFTSLSEHMEPADVFEMLNHLQGALAEAVHACGGIVDKFMGDGMLAVFGATEPGHDHARRAIEAVRRIRAALDEQNRVRAGGRLRIGIGVHSGTVVAGCLGGGSRLEFTVIGDAVNTTSRLEAMTKEKGVDVLVSEETATRVPEVTFEDLGVAPVRGRQQGIRIFTLTA; translated from the coding sequence ATGTCGACCACGGCCCTGGCCTCGAACCGGAGCGAGCTCGCCGCCGCGATGCGGGACGCGTTGAACCGCGAGGCGCGCCGCAACGAGCTGCGCATCGCGCTCGTCCGGCTGTCGTCGTACTCGCTCGTGCTCGCGCTCGACGTCATGCTTTGGCTCCGAGGCTTGCGGCCCCCGACGAACATCTTCGGCGGAGCGCTCTGGGTGCTGCTCTCGGGGGCGCTGCTCCTCGCGACCATGCGGCTCCCGTACGGCCGCGTGTACTGGTTCATCGTGCCCGTCGTGGACTTCTTCCTGATCGACGGCATGCTCGGCTCGCGCATGGCGAGCATGGGCGTCACGACCGCGATGGCGGCGATCGCCGCGCTCGCCTGCGGGCTCTTCGCCGCGACGGGTGGGATCCGCTTCGATCGCCGCGCAGCCGCGTGGACGACGGCCCTCGCGGTGGTGCTGCTCGTTCGCCTCCTCGGCGATCATGCGTCGCGCGTCCACCTGCTTTACTCGGGCGTGGCGATCGCGGCGATCGGAATGCTCAACGTGTGGCTCGCCGATCAGGTGCGCCGCGCGATGGAGGCCACGCGCGGGCAATTGCTGCTCGATCGGCTCTTGCCGGGCGTCGCGCGCGCGGCCTTGAAGGATCCGCTCTCGCTCCTCGAAGCGCCGCGCTCGATCGAGGTGACGCTGCTCGTCACGGACCTGCGGGGCTTCACGTCGCTCTCGGAGCACATGGAGCCGGCTGACGTCTTCGAGATGCTCAACCATTTGCAGGGCGCGCTCGCGGAGGCGGTGCACGCGTGCGGCGGCATCGTCGACAAGTTCATGGGCGACGGCATGCTCGCGGTGTTCGGCGCGACCGAGCCCGGCCACGACCACGCGCGCCGCGCGATCGAGGCGGTGCGCCGCATTCGCGCCGCGCTCGACGAGCAGAACCGCGTGCGCGCCGGAGGGCGCCTGCGGATCGGCATCGGCGTGCACTCGGGGACCGTGGTGGCCGGTTGCCTCGGCGGAGGGAGCCGCCTCGAGTTCACGGTCATCGGCGACGCGGTGAACACGACGTCGCGGCTCGAGGCGATGACCAAGGAGAAGGGCGTCGACGTGCTCGTGAGCGAGGAGACGGCGACGCGCGTGCCGGAGGTGACGTTCGAGGACCTCGGCGTCGCGCCGGTGCGCGGGCGGCAGCAGGGGATCCGGATCTTCACGCTGACGGCGTGA
- a CDS encoding PEP-CTERM sorting domain-containing protein encodes MRTSTRTLLQVLAVLALSALAGCGDDEGGTSTTGGEVPRKPMFLVANSRGDDVLQFEQETGKFVNVFIAKGTGGLSHPDSLALGPEGDLYISSGDTAEDSAILRFDSSTGEFFGAFAKGGGLHRPYGLAFGSDGMLYVASFLTDQILRYDGATGDFVDVFKEGDGMPGGLNGPNGLIFGPDEKLYVTTQGSVAENGMPTFPGLPSQVLRIDVATGEMAVFADQPPLSEAGHGYVSLLGLAYGPDCNAGICDLYVSDYANDIRRYDFATGMVLGTLSTNYSGATPSKNYLGALSFGDGGHIFAVGFDVDEAKGHPGTVLRFDAEGKPLPAEGQSGAVLVNADARLARPIGILALP; translated from the coding sequence ATGCGAACGTCCACGCGAACCCTTCTTCAGGTCCTCGCCGTCCTCGCGCTCTCCGCCCTCGCGGGCTGCGGGGACGACGAAGGCGGCACGAGCACGACCGGCGGCGAGGTGCCGCGCAAGCCCATGTTCCTCGTGGCGAACAGCCGCGGCGACGACGTCCTGCAATTCGAGCAGGAGACAGGCAAGTTCGTCAACGTATTCATCGCGAAGGGGACGGGCGGCCTCAGCCACCCCGATTCCCTGGCCCTCGGCCCCGAGGGTGACCTTTACATCTCGAGCGGCGATACCGCCGAGGACTCCGCGATCCTGCGGTTCGACTCCTCGACGGGCGAGTTTTTCGGCGCCTTCGCCAAGGGCGGCGGCCTGCACCGTCCTTATGGCCTGGCGTTCGGGTCGGACGGGATGCTTTATGTGGCGAGCTTCCTCACGGACCAGATCCTCCGCTACGACGGGGCGACGGGCGATTTCGTCGATGTTTTCAAGGAGGGCGACGGCATGCCCGGCGGCCTGAACGGGCCGAACGGGCTGATCTTCGGCCCCGACGAGAAGCTCTACGTCACGACCCAGGGCTCCGTCGCCGAGAACGGGATGCCCACGTTCCCGGGTCTGCCGAGCCAGGTCTTGCGGATCGACGTCGCGACGGGCGAAATGGCGGTCTTCGCGGATCAGCCCCCGCTCTCCGAAGCCGGGCACGGATACGTCAGCCTGCTCGGCCTCGCGTACGGGCCCGATTGTAATGCCGGGATCTGCGACCTTTACGTGAGCGATTACGCGAACGACATCCGCCGCTACGATTTCGCGACGGGGATGGTGCTCGGCACGTTGTCCACGAACTACTCGGGCGCGACGCCGAGCAAGAATTACCTCGGCGCCCTGAGCTTCGGCGACGGCGGGCACATCTTCGCCGTGGGCTTCGACGTGGACGAGGCGAAGGGACACCCCGGGACGGTGCTGCGCTTCGACGCGGAAGGAAAACCCCTGCCCGCGGAGGGGCAGTCGGGCGCGGTGCTCGTGAATGCGGACGCGCGGCTCGCGCGGCCGATCGGGATCCTCGCGTTGCCCTGA
- a CDS encoding DUF1552 domain-containing protein → MKRTKLSRRTMLRGMLGGAAVAIGLPALEIFLNESGTAYAQGDALPKRFGIFFWGNGNLPDFWTPKGTGPTWEPSPLLMPLAEVKDKVSVITGMKVYTGNTVPHFSGSAGILSGATPLHSGTELSTFTQPSIDQVIAEAVGQDTRFRSLEFAVQPGGRSLSYTAPHSVNPPENSPAALFQRVFVDGFVMPGSMPMPDPRLPLRQSILDGVMEEATSLQMVLGQTDKERLEKHLDGIRALEKQIEKLQQNPPSLAACAVPPKPLDAYPDVDGRPPLSEISRAMVDVLVMALACDQTRVFSQWFSSPVGNPLYPGATAGHHQLTHDEPGDQPQVQSILLYIMSEFAYLVKALAAVPEGDSTLLDHCAILATSDCSYGKSHLLEEYPILIAGSCNGALQSGLHYRSPSAENASKVLLSLARAMGMTLDSFGQGDAMVTSSLTAIEV, encoded by the coding sequence ATGAAGCGGACCAAGCTCAGCCGAAGGACGATGCTCCGGGGCATGCTCGGGGGCGCGGCGGTCGCCATCGGGCTGCCGGCGCTCGAGATTTTCCTCAACGAGAGCGGCACGGCGTATGCGCAAGGCGACGCCCTGCCCAAGCGATTCGGGATTTTTTTCTGGGGCAATGGCAACCTGCCCGATTTCTGGACGCCCAAGGGGACGGGACCGACGTGGGAGCCGTCCCCCTTGCTCATGCCCCTCGCCGAGGTGAAGGACAAAGTCTCGGTCATCACGGGCATGAAGGTGTACACCGGGAACACCGTGCCGCATTTCTCGGGCTCGGCGGGCATCCTCTCGGGCGCGACGCCGCTCCATAGTGGCACCGAGCTCTCGACGTTCACCCAGCCGAGCATCGATCAGGTGATCGCCGAGGCCGTCGGGCAGGACACGCGCTTTCGCTCCCTCGAATTCGCGGTGCAGCCCGGCGGCAGGAGCCTCTCCTATACCGCGCCTCATAGCGTGAACCCGCCGGAGAACTCGCCCGCGGCGCTCTTCCAGCGCGTCTTCGTGGACGGGTTCGTCATGCCGGGCAGCATGCCGATGCCGGATCCGCGCTTGCCCCTGCGGCAGAGCATCCTCGACGGGGTGATGGAGGAGGCGACCTCGCTGCAAATGGTCCTCGGACAGACCGACAAGGAGCGGCTCGAGAAGCACCTCGACGGCATCCGCGCCCTCGAAAAGCAGATCGAGAAGCTCCAGCAGAACCCCCCGAGCCTCGCGGCGTGCGCCGTGCCGCCAAAGCCGCTCGACGCTTATCCCGACGTCGACGGCAGGCCGCCCTTGTCCGAGATCTCGCGGGCCATGGTCGATGTCCTCGTCATGGCGCTCGCCTGCGATCAGACGCGCGTGTTCAGCCAGTGGTTCTCGAGCCCCGTCGGCAATCCGCTTTATCCGGGGGCGACGGCCGGGCATCACCAGCTCACCCACGACGAGCCCGGGGATCAGCCGCAAGTGCAGAGCATCTTGCTCTACATCATGTCCGAGTTCGCCTACCTCGTGAAGGCGCTCGCCGCCGTCCCCGAGGGCGACAGCACGCTGCTCGACCATTGCGCGATCCTCGCGACGAGCGATTGCTCTTATGGGAAATCGCACCTGCTCGAGGAGTATCCGATCCTCATCGCGGGGAGCTGCAACGGGGCGCTCCAGTCCGGGCTGCATTACAGGTCGCCGTCGGCCGAGAACGCGAGCAAGGTGCTCCTCTCGCTCGCGCGGGCGATGGGCATGACGCTCGACAGCTTCGGCCAGGGCGACGCGATGGTGACCTCCAGCTTGACGGCGATCGAGGTATGA
- a CDS encoding DUF1592 domain-containing protein, whose translation MSSRALIPAALVASLAACSDEAPPPTGGLGPRPPMPELAAQTGAQRLTVAQYGNAIRDIFGQDINVPTSIEPDAPLDGFVTLGSSVSTISSRGVEKYEKAAFAIAEQVVADPARKAAVLPCAPAGASDLDCAKKMVASLGRRVYRRPLATAEVDRLGGLLVQTATTLGSFDEGIEFAIAAMLQSPNFLYRPQVGEPDPKNPGKRRYTSLEMASRLSFFLWNSIPDEELLAAAESGKLTEDEGLKEQVMRMIESPRARDGLRAFVTDWLHLGELDALSKDPTVFTYYSPDVGPAAREETLRVFEHLVFDLDADYRDVFLTRKTFVNPKLASMYAVPAPTDEGFGMVELPADSPRIGLLGHISILALHSHPRSTSATLRGKFVREDLLCDSIPPPPVNVNTGLPDPSTEARTLRERIAQHNTDPTCRACHMLMDPIGLGLENFDGIGRFRLKETGAVIDASGNLDSVPFADARELAIRIHDSDKVAPCLVRKLYSYATAFEPTKEESGAINTLTYDFRASGHRVKSLLSFIATSPFFRLAHEP comes from the coding sequence TTGTCGTCCCGGGCGCTCATCCCCGCGGCGCTCGTGGCCTCGCTCGCCGCGTGTAGCGACGAAGCGCCGCCGCCGACGGGTGGGCTCGGGCCGCGGCCGCCGATGCCGGAGCTCGCCGCGCAGACCGGGGCGCAGCGCCTCACGGTCGCTCAGTATGGCAATGCCATCCGCGACATCTTCGGCCAGGACATCAACGTGCCGACCTCGATCGAGCCCGACGCCCCGCTCGACGGCTTCGTGACGCTCGGCTCCTCGGTCAGCACGATCTCCTCGCGTGGCGTCGAGAAATACGAGAAGGCCGCGTTCGCGATCGCAGAGCAGGTCGTCGCGGATCCGGCGCGCAAGGCGGCCGTCCTCCCGTGCGCGCCCGCGGGGGCGAGCGACCTCGATTGCGCGAAGAAGATGGTCGCCTCGCTCGGGCGCCGCGTCTATCGTCGCCCCCTCGCGACGGCGGAGGTCGACAGGCTCGGCGGGCTCCTCGTGCAGACGGCGACCACGCTCGGCAGCTTCGACGAGGGGATCGAGTTCGCCATCGCCGCGATGCTCCAGTCGCCGAATTTCCTCTATCGCCCGCAGGTCGGCGAGCCCGACCCGAAGAACCCGGGCAAGCGCCGCTACACGAGCCTCGAAATGGCGTCGCGGCTCTCGTTTTTCCTGTGGAACAGCATCCCGGACGAGGAGCTGCTCGCGGCGGCCGAGAGCGGCAAGCTCACCGAGGACGAGGGCCTGAAGGAGCAGGTCATGCGCATGATCGAATCGCCGCGAGCCCGTGACGGCCTGCGCGCGTTCGTCACGGATTGGCTGCACCTCGGCGAGCTCGACGCGCTCTCGAAGGACCCGACGGTCTTCACCTATTACAGCCCCGATGTCGGCCCGGCGGCGCGCGAGGAGACGCTGCGCGTCTTCGAGCACCTCGTCTTCGACCTCGACGCCGATTACCGTGACGTCTTCCTCACGCGGAAGACGTTCGTCAATCCGAAGCTCGCCTCCATGTACGCCGTGCCCGCGCCGACGGACGAGGGGTTCGGCATGGTGGAGCTGCCGGCGGATTCGCCCCGGATCGGCCTGCTCGGGCACATCAGCATCCTCGCCTTGCATTCGCATCCGCGGTCCACGTCGGCCACGCTGCGCGGCAAGTTCGTCCGCGAGGATCTGCTCTGCGACAGCATCCCGCCGCCGCCCGTCAACGTGAACACCGGCCTGCCCGATCCGTCGACGGAGGCGCGGACGCTCCGCGAGCGCATCGCGCAGCACAACACCGATCCCACCTGCCGGGCTTGCCACATGCTCATGGATCCCATTGGCCTCGGCCTCGAGAACTTCGACGGGATCGGTCGGTTCCGCCTGAAGGAGACCGGGGCGGTCATCGACGCTTCGGGCAACCTCGACAGCGTGCCCTTCGCGGACGCGCGCGAGCTCGCCATCCGGATCCACGACAGCGACAAGGTCGCGCCTTGTCTCGTGCGAAAGCTCTACTCCTATGCGACGGCGTTCGAGCCCACCAAGGAGGAGAGCGGCGCGATCAACACCCTCACCTACGATTTCCGCGCCTCGGGTCATCGCGTGAAGTCGCTTCTCTCGTTCATCGCGACGAGCCCGTTTTTCCGGCTCGCGCACGAGCCCTGA